In Aquiflexum balticum DSM 16537, a single genomic region encodes these proteins:
- a CDS encoding RNA polymerase sigma factor, translated as MSNRLIPKDAELIAQYRSGSEAAFEKLVNKYSPRVYTTIYLIVKDQGVAEDLLQDVFVKVVQTLSSDGYNEEGKFQPWLMRIAHNLAIDYFRKCKRYPTIVMEDGANIFNTLRFAEENIEDLKVKEDTVDLVRKLVDELPETQKQVLIMRHYMDLSFQEIAEQTGVSINTALGRMRYALINMRKKLKQLNVAYDKIFYPK; from the coding sequence ATGAGCAATAGGTTAATTCCTAAAGATGCCGAACTGATCGCACAGTACCGAAGCGGAAGTGAAGCAGCATTTGAAAAGTTAGTAAACAAATACAGTCCGAGAGTTTATACCACCATTTATCTGATCGTAAAAGATCAGGGAGTAGCTGAGGATTTACTTCAAGATGTATTTGTAAAAGTAGTACAGACTTTAAGTTCTGACGGCTATAACGAAGAGGGTAAATTTCAGCCATGGTTGATGCGCATAGCGCATAATTTAGCCATCGATTATTTTAGAAAATGCAAACGCTATCCCACTATTGTCATGGAGGATGGTGCCAATATTTTCAATACATTGAGATTCGCAGAAGAAAATATCGAAGATCTCAAGGTAAAAGAAGATACTGTTGACTTGGTCAGGAAGCTTGTTGATGAGCTTCCCGAAACCCAGAAACAGGTGCTCATTATGAGACATTACATGGATTTGAGTTTTCAGGAAATTGCAGAACAGACTGGAGTAAGTATCAATACTGCTTTAGGAAGAATGCGATACGCTTTGATAAACATGAGGAAAAAATTGAAACAATTAAACGTTGCCTATGACAAAATCTTTTACCCCAAATGA
- a CDS encoding 5-(carboxyamino)imidazole ribonucleotide synthase, with translation MQENYQQKILGILGGGQLGRMVIQSAISYNIDIHILDPDPNAPCKDICQNFIQGKLTDFDTVYNFGKNCDVITIEIENVNTEALQRLADEGKEVFPQPHIIKMIQDKRLQKQFYKNNNIPSADFILTANKEEVKANSGFLPAVNKLGREGYDGRGVQVLKTKKDLENAFDAPGLLEKLIDFEQELSVIVARNKQGETVAFPSVECSFHPTANLVEFLFAPANISIATEEKAKSLAFQVIEKLEMVGILAVEMFVTRSGDILVNEIAPRPHNSGHHTIEANFTSQFEQHLRSVLNMPLGNTALRCPAAMVNLLGEDGFTGNAIVEGMDKAISQKGVYVHLYGKKVTKPFRKMGHVTILDENVSVLKKRALEIKEIIKIKA, from the coding sequence GTGCAAGAAAACTATCAACAAAAGATTTTGGGAATATTAGGTGGCGGCCAATTAGGACGTATGGTAATCCAATCCGCTATCTCTTATAATATAGACATCCATATTTTAGACCCTGACCCTAATGCTCCTTGCAAAGACATCTGTCAGAACTTTATTCAAGGTAAGCTAACGGATTTTGACACGGTATATAATTTTGGAAAAAATTGCGATGTCATCACCATTGAAATAGAGAATGTAAATACTGAGGCGCTTCAAAGACTTGCTGATGAGGGGAAAGAAGTTTTTCCCCAACCCCATATCATTAAAATGATACAGGACAAACGTCTCCAAAAACAGTTTTATAAAAACAACAACATACCTTCCGCTGATTTTATATTGACAGCCAATAAGGAAGAGGTCAAGGCCAATTCCGGATTTTTGCCCGCAGTGAATAAGTTGGGAAGAGAAGGGTATGATGGTAGAGGTGTACAAGTTTTAAAAACCAAAAAAGATCTGGAAAATGCTTTTGATGCTCCGGGTCTATTGGAAAAACTGATAGATTTCGAACAGGAATTGTCAGTGATTGTTGCCAGAAATAAGCAAGGAGAAACTGTTGCTTTTCCATCTGTAGAATGTTCTTTTCACCCGACAGCCAATTTGGTGGAGTTCCTGTTTGCACCTGCAAACATATCAATAGCAACTGAGGAAAAAGCCAAATCCCTGGCATTTCAGGTAATTGAAAAACTGGAAATGGTCGGGATACTTGCCGTGGAAATGTTTGTGACCAGATCAGGAGATATATTGGTCAATGAAATCGCTCCAAGACCACATAATAGTGGACATCACACCATTGAAGCCAATTTTACCTCACAATTTGAACAACACTTACGGTCAGTATTGAATATGCCTTTGGGGAATACTGCACTAAGGTGTCCGGCTGCAATGGTAAATCTATTGGGTGAAGATGGGTTTACAGGTAATGCTATTGTGGAGGGAATGGATAAAGCGATTTCTCAAAAAGGGGTATATGTACATCTATACGGGAAAAAAGTCACCAAGCCTTTCAGAAAAATGGGACATGTTACCATTTTGGATGAGAACGTTTCTGTCCTGAAAAAACGTGCCTTGGAAATCAAAGAAATCATAAAAATAAAAGCTTAA
- the purE gene encoding 5-(carboxyamino)imidazole ribonucleotide mutase, with amino-acid sequence MAIQVGIIMGSKSDLPIMSEAAIVLEELGVEYELTVVSAHRTPHRMVEYAESAKNRGLKVIIAGAGGAAHLPGMVASLTTLPVLGVPIKSSNSIDGWDSVLSILQMPAGIPVATLALNGARNAGILAASIVGAFNEDISLKLSSFKDSLKEKVETSAKEIETKGWRNT; translated from the coding sequence ATGGCCATACAAGTAGGAATCATCATGGGGAGTAAATCCGATTTGCCGATCATGTCGGAAGCAGCAATCGTTTTGGAAGAATTGGGTGTGGAATATGAATTGACAGTTGTTTCTGCTCACCGAACTCCCCACAGGATGGTAGAATATGCAGAGTCAGCCAAAAACAGAGGCCTCAAAGTAATCATAGCCGGGGCAGGTGGTGCAGCCCACTTGCCAGGAATGGTGGCTTCCCTTACCACCCTTCCGGTATTGGGGGTTCCTATTAAATCCTCCAATTCCATAGATGGATGGGATAGTGTACTTTCCATTCTTCAAATGCCAGCAGGTATTCCAGTCGCAACTTTGGCTTTAAACGGAGCTAGAAATGCCGGAATCCTTGCTGCATCTATTGTAGGTGCTTTCAATGAAGATATTTCTCTTAAACTATCCTCATTCAAAGACTCTCTGAAAGAAAAAGTCGAAACTTCCGCAAAAGAAATTGAAACTAAGGGATGGAGAAACACGTAA
- a CDS encoding sialate O-acetylesterase, whose product MKIAFLILANLILISESVFSFQIDGKHLFILSGQSNMEGLNPEESFIPILKDSLGGDKIIVVKNAMGGQPIRRWYKDRETIDGNSLIEKPDLYDSLMNLVNTVIQNENILSVTFIWMQGERDARESYGSVYEASLIGLYNQLSKDLGRSDVNFLIGRLNDFDLRNEKYPDWTVIRDIQVKVAESNPHFDWVDTDDLNDGVNREGQKIENDLHMSAQGYVILGKRFAEKSIQLIKKPESN is encoded by the coding sequence ATGAAAATAGCATTTCTCATTTTAGCGAATTTAATATTGATTTCGGAATCAGTTTTTTCCTTTCAAATAGATGGGAAACATCTTTTTATCCTGTCGGGTCAATCAAATATGGAAGGTTTAAACCCAGAGGAATCCTTCATTCCGATACTTAAAGATTCTCTTGGAGGTGATAAAATTATTGTTGTTAAAAATGCCATGGGAGGTCAACCCATCAGACGTTGGTATAAAGATCGGGAAACTATTGATGGAAATAGTTTAATAGAAAAGCCGGATTTATATGATTCCTTGATGAATCTGGTTAATACAGTCATCCAAAATGAAAATATTCTGTCAGTAACTTTTATTTGGATGCAGGGAGAACGCGACGCTAGGGAATCTTATGGCAGTGTATATGAAGCAAGTTTGATTGGATTGTATAATCAGCTGAGTAAAGACCTTGGTCGCTCAGATGTAAATTTTCTGATTGGTAGATTGAATGATTTTGATTTAAGAAACGAAAAATATCCTGATTGGACAGTAATCAGAGACATTCAAGTAAAAGTAGCCGAATCAAATCCTCATTTTGACTGGGTTGACACAGATGATTTGAATGACGGAGTAAACAGAGAAGGGCAAAAAATTGAAAACGATTTACATATGTCAGCACAAGGATATGTGATTTTGGGTAAGCGTTTTGCGGAAAAAAGTATTCAGTTAATAAAAAAACCTGAAAGCAATTAA
- a CDS encoding DUF3127 domain-containing protein — protein MELSGKIVQILPEQGGTSAKGSWRKRDYILELPGTYPKKVCLTVWGDNIDQFNMNMGDEVTASVDIESREYNGRWYTDVKAWKVEKGNQPKSNPRSGTISVPDVTTFSDESGDDILPF, from the coding sequence ATGGAACTAAGCGGAAAAATAGTACAAATCTTGCCGGAACAAGGTGGAACTTCAGCAAAAGGCAGCTGGAGGAAAAGAGATTATATTTTGGAATTACCCGGGACTTACCCAAAAAAGGTATGTCTGACTGTTTGGGGTGATAATATTGATCAATTTAATATGAATATGGGTGATGAAGTCACAGCATCTGTAGATATTGAAAGCCGTGAATATAACGGTAGATGGTATACAGATGTCAAAGCCTGGAAAGTTGAAAAAGGGAATCAACCAAAGAGCAATCCAAGATCGGGCACAATCTCGGTCCCAGATGTGACTACTTTTTCTGATGAAAGCGGAGATGATATCCTGCCGTTTTAA